One segment of Streptomyces bathyalis DNA contains the following:
- a CDS encoding ArsR/SmtB family transcription factor, whose protein sequence is MLTSVDTDLIRAFADPLRLQIVALLAHETLCTTHLVEETCARQTNLSNHLKVLRDAGVVDTEPCGRFTYYKLRPEVIEAVAGSFSGLAATARATAAADKKRACP, encoded by the coding sequence ATGCTGACGTCAGTCGACACTGACCTGATCCGGGCTTTCGCAGACCCCCTCAGGCTCCAGATCGTGGCCCTCCTGGCCCACGAGACCCTCTGCACGACCCATCTGGTGGAGGAGACCTGTGCGCGTCAAACGAACCTCTCCAACCATCTGAAGGTACTGAGGGACGCCGGTGTCGTGGACACCGAGCCGTGCGGCCGCTTCACCTACTACAAGCTGCGGCCCGAGGTCATTGAGGCCGTGGCCGGTTCCTTCTCGGGCCTTGCTGCCACAGCCCGTGCCACCGCTGCCGCCGACAAGAAGAGGGCCTGTCCGTGA
- a CDS encoding putative quinol monooxygenase, producing MTADYGFNATLTARPGMGDQLVDVLLSGLDEGSPAASEYCLVYLVCRSASNPDAVHLTEGWTSEEDHHRIFAGEAAQTLASRIDGLLAGEAEYTDHVPVGGKATF from the coding sequence GTGACCGCCGACTACGGATTCAACGCCACCCTGACTGCCAGGCCCGGCATGGGCGACCAACTGGTCGACGTGCTGCTGTCCGGTCTGGACGAGGGCAGCCCCGCCGCGAGCGAGTACTGCCTCGTCTATCTCGTCTGCCGTTCGGCGTCGAATCCCGACGCCGTACACCTCACGGAGGGGTGGACCAGCGAGGAGGACCATCACCGGATCTTCGCCGGCGAGGCCGCACAGACCCTCGCGTCGCGGATCGACGGGCTGCTGGCCGGGGAAGCCGAGTACACGGACCACGTGCCGGTCGGGGGCAAGGCCACCTTCTGA
- a CDS encoding arsenate reductase ArsC: protein MSNTPIASVLFVCVHNAGRSQMAAGFLSHLAGEQVEVRSAGSLPAEQVNPAAVDAMKEVGIDISDSTPKVLTTDAVQASDYVITMGCGDACPVFPGKKYLDWELDDPAGKGVEAVRPIRDQIKTRIESLIADIRREDSSG from the coding sequence ATGTCCAACACCCCCATCGCATCCGTGCTGTTCGTCTGCGTGCACAACGCAGGACGCTCCCAGATGGCAGCCGGATTCCTCTCCCACCTCGCAGGTGAGCAGGTCGAGGTCCGGTCGGCCGGATCCCTGCCCGCAGAGCAGGTCAACCCCGCCGCCGTCGACGCCATGAAGGAGGTGGGCATCGACATCTCCGACAGCACACCCAAGGTCCTCACCACTGACGCGGTACAGGCTTCCGACTACGTCATCACCATGGGCTGCGGCGACGCCTGCCCGGTCTTCCCCGGCAAGAAGTACCTGGACTGGGAACTCGACGACCCGGCCGGCAAGGGCGTCGAAGCCGTCCGGCCCATCAGGGACCAGATCAAGACCCGCATCGAGTCACTCATCGCCGACATCCGTCGGGAGGACAGCTCGGGCTGA
- the arsB gene encoding ACR3 family arsenite efflux transporter — MTRTEPFTSTTPEPVPRVVAGLSTLDRFLAVWILIAMALGLGLGRVIPGLNSVLSKVEIGGISLPIAVGLLVMMYPVLAKVRYDKLDAVTGDRKLMLSSLVINWVLGPAVMFALAWIFLPDLPEYRTGLIIVGLARCIAMVIIWNDLACGDREAAAVLVALNSVFQVVAFGLLGWLYLDLLPGWLGLAGAEQLDISMWKIAWNVVIFLGVPLLAGFLTRRIGEKKMGRESYENRFLPKAGPFALYGLLFTIVILFALQGKTITSQPLDVARIALPLLAYFALMWFGSFVLGKSLGIPYDRTATLAFTAAGNNFELAIAVAIATFGVTSGQALSGVVGPLIEVPVLVALVYVSLAWRRRFPVQALIPRTRTN, encoded by the coding sequence GTGACCCGCACCGAACCGTTCACCTCTACGACCCCGGAGCCCGTGCCCCGGGTCGTGGCCGGCCTGTCCACGCTGGACCGCTTCCTGGCGGTGTGGATCCTGATCGCGATGGCCCTCGGGCTCGGGCTCGGACGCGTCATTCCCGGCCTGAACAGCGTGCTGAGCAAGGTGGAGATCGGCGGTATCTCGCTGCCGATCGCGGTGGGCCTGCTGGTGATGATGTATCCGGTGCTGGCCAAGGTCCGCTACGACAAGCTGGACGCAGTCACCGGTGACCGGAAGCTCATGCTGTCCTCGCTGGTCATCAACTGGGTCCTGGGACCGGCCGTGATGTTCGCGCTGGCCTGGATCTTCCTGCCGGATCTGCCCGAATACCGCACCGGCCTGATCATCGTCGGCCTGGCCCGCTGCATCGCCATGGTCATCATCTGGAACGACCTGGCCTGCGGCGACCGTGAGGCGGCCGCCGTCCTCGTGGCCCTCAACTCCGTCTTCCAGGTCGTCGCGTTCGGCCTGCTCGGCTGGCTCTACCTCGATCTGCTGCCCGGCTGGCTGGGCCTCGCAGGCGCAGAGCAGCTCGACATCTCCATGTGGAAGATCGCCTGGAACGTCGTCATCTTCCTCGGCGTCCCGCTCCTGGCCGGATTCCTCACCCGCCGCATCGGCGAGAAGAAGATGGGCCGCGAGTCCTACGAGAACCGCTTCCTGCCGAAGGCCGGGCCGTTCGCCCTGTACGGCCTGCTGTTCACCATCGTGATCCTCTTCGCCCTGCAGGGGAAGACGATCACCTCCCAGCCCCTGGATGTCGCACGTATCGCCCTGCCGCTGCTCGCGTACTTCGCCCTGATGTGGTTCGGCTCCTTCGTCCTCGGCAAGAGCCTCGGCATCCCCTACGACCGGACGGCCACGCTGGCGTTCACCGCAGCGGGCAACAACTTCGAACTCGCCATCGCCGTAGCCATCGCCACCTTCGGCGTCACGTCGGGCCAGGCTCTGTCCGGCGTCGTCGGACCGCTGATCGAGGTTCCGGTCCTGGTCGCCCTGGTGTACGTATCGCTGGCCTGGCGCAGGCGGTTTCCGGTCCAGGCGCTGATTCCACGGACTCGGACGAACTGA
- a CDS encoding trypsin-like serine peptidase, which produces MTATHCAEDFGDSRSKDPQKRAIAEAIEKGKNYTGPTGWSFIPAYNKWADSPTPYGRWKVTGIYALGPSGDANRIKDTSRDITILRVAPSPTGEAGKGKDKNIEARTGYFTPLLNRAGRYRFTNLGYPADEPYGGHEMFRCDGRARPAEDDDGKDDGARVLKTDNCATAGGNSGGPWVEHYREYSLIGVLSAGDDASEPDPDSEAPPLAPETFGRLLARADPRGTSTGQYDNLGFVQKKHNEPGKPQQVKRGRSMTQTATVRMRGKLAHADVPITFKLSKGQTFLSAEGASCRAGGRTVHCLLRDIHPGSSQHRPISIRTKVAKRAPDRLTTTAKLTSSQLDQNKKDNTITLEVVTKKQPK; this is translated from the coding sequence GTGACAGCCACCCACTGTGCCGAGGACTTCGGTGACAGCCGTTCCAAGGACCCGCAGAAGAGAGCGATCGCGGAAGCGATCGAGAAAGGAAAGAACTACACGGGCCCGACAGGCTGGAGCTTCATCCCCGCCTACAACAAGTGGGCCGACTCCCCCACCCCGTACGGCCGGTGGAAGGTGACCGGAATCTACGCTCTGGGCCCTTCGGGAGACGCAAATCGCATCAAGGACACCTCAAGGGACATCACCATCCTCAGGGTGGCGCCGTCTCCGACCGGGGAAGCGGGCAAGGGCAAGGACAAGAACATCGAGGCCCGCACCGGATACTTCACCCCATTGCTCAACCGCGCCGGGCGGTACCGGTTCACCAACCTCGGCTACCCGGCCGACGAGCCGTACGGCGGGCACGAGATGTTCCGCTGCGACGGTAGGGCCCGCCCTGCAGAGGACGACGACGGCAAGGACGACGGCGCCCGCGTACTGAAGACGGACAACTGCGCCACCGCCGGCGGGAACAGCGGCGGGCCCTGGGTCGAGCACTACCGGGAGTACAGCCTCATCGGTGTGCTGTCCGCCGGCGACGACGCCTCCGAACCCGATCCCGACAGCGAGGCTCCACCACTGGCGCCCGAGACCTTCGGACGTCTTCTTGCCAGGGCCGACCCGAGGGGAACGTCCACAGGGCAATACGACAACTTGGGCTTCGTACAGAAGAAGCACAACGAGCCAGGCAAGCCGCAGCAGGTGAAGCGCGGCAGGTCCATGACGCAGACGGCCACAGTTCGCATGCGCGGGAAACTGGCCCACGCCGACGTTCCCATCACCTTCAAGCTGTCAAAGGGTCAGACGTTCCTGTCAGCGGAGGGCGCCTCTTGCCGGGCCGGCGGACGTACAGTGCACTGCCTTCTGCGAGACATCCACCCCGGCTCCAGTCAGCACCGGCCGATCAGCATCCGCACCAAGGTCGCGAAGAGGGCCCCCGACCGGCTGACCACCACCGCCAAGCTCACCAGCTCTCAGCTCGACCAGAACAAGAAGGACAACACCATCACCCTCGAAGTTGTCACGAAGAAGCAACCGAAGTAG
- a CDS encoding nitroreductase family protein — MPELSANELLTTTRSVRKRLDLTRPVDPALVHECIETALQAPSGSNAQRWHWLVLTDPEVRREIGALYQKSCRAYLDSPNAAGRLYADDPERSRVQSRVNDSVAYLADRMGDVPVLVIPCLQLPSEELPEGNQAGLWGSVLPAAWSYMLAARSRGLGTAWTTLHLRYEDEVARVLNLPANVRQAALIPTAHYTGDTFKPAPRAPLSEVLHENGW, encoded by the coding sequence GTGCCCGAACTGTCCGCCAACGAGCTGCTGACCACAACCCGGAGCGTGCGCAAGCGGCTCGACCTGACGAGACCGGTGGACCCGGCCCTGGTGCACGAGTGCATCGAGACGGCCCTGCAGGCGCCCAGCGGCTCCAACGCTCAGCGCTGGCACTGGCTGGTCCTCACCGACCCGGAGGTCCGCAGGGAGATCGGCGCCCTGTACCAGAAGTCCTGCCGTGCCTATCTCGACTCACCGAACGCGGCGGGCCGCCTGTACGCCGACGACCCGGAACGCTCGCGGGTGCAGTCCCGCGTGAACGACAGCGTCGCGTACCTCGCCGACCGCATGGGCGATGTCCCCGTCCTCGTGATCCCCTGCCTCCAACTCCCCTCCGAGGAACTGCCCGAGGGCAACCAGGCGGGCCTCTGGGGGTCGGTCCTCCCGGCGGCCTGGAGCTACATGCTCGCCGCCCGCTCCCGCGGCCTCGGCACGGCGTGGACCACGCTGCACCTTCGCTACGAGGACGAGGTCGCCCGCGTCCTGAACCTCCCCGCGAACGTCCGCCAGGCCGCGCTCATCCCCACCGCCCACTACACCGGTGACACCTTCAAGCCCGCCCCTCGCGCGCCGCTGTCCGAGGTGCTGCACGAGAACGGCTGGTAG
- a CDS encoding AAA family ATPase: protein MITTLAVENYRSLSRLIVPLDRLNVVTGANGTGKSSLYRALRLLADAARGGAVAALAREGGLRSTLWAGSENPAQGAGRSGPVGLRLGFAGDEFGYAVDFGHPIPADSLFDLDPEIKVECTWAGPVLRPAAVLSERKGPAVRTRTADGDWHRSAGELRPYDSMLSEFADPQLAPDLLRLREHIRSWRFYDHVRTDARAPARSAQIGTRTPVLGHDGADLPAALRTIHETGDRKRLEEAVDAAFPGSRLTIASQGGRFELELHQPGMLRPLTAAELSDGTLRYLLWTAALLTPRPPALLVLNEPEASLHPELLQPLAELIVSAAQDTQIVVVTHASELATHLERGSERHRLELNSIELVKDEYGQTEVAGREGLLDQPAWHWPKR from the coding sequence ATGATCACCACTCTCGCCGTCGAGAACTACCGCTCGCTGAGCCGCCTGATCGTGCCGCTGGACCGGCTGAACGTGGTCACGGGCGCGAACGGCACCGGAAAGTCCAGCCTGTACCGGGCCCTGCGGCTGCTTGCCGACGCCGCACGGGGTGGGGCGGTCGCGGCGCTGGCACGCGAGGGCGGACTGCGATCCACGCTGTGGGCGGGCTCGGAGAATCCGGCGCAGGGCGCGGGCAGGAGCGGACCTGTGGGACTGCGACTCGGCTTCGCCGGCGACGAGTTCGGCTACGCCGTCGACTTCGGGCACCCGATTCCCGCCGATTCGCTCTTCGACCTCGATCCGGAGATCAAGGTCGAATGCACCTGGGCGGGGCCCGTGTTGCGTCCGGCCGCGGTGCTCTCGGAGCGCAAGGGCCCCGCCGTGCGGACGCGAACCGCGGACGGCGACTGGCATCGCTCGGCGGGCGAACTGCGCCCGTACGACAGCATGTTGAGCGAGTTCGCCGATCCGCAGCTCGCCCCCGACCTGCTGCGGCTGCGTGAGCACATCAGGTCCTGGCGCTTCTACGACCACGTGCGCACCGACGCGCGGGCGCCCGCACGTTCCGCGCAGATCGGCACGCGCACGCCCGTGCTCGGTCACGACGGCGCGGATCTGCCCGCCGCCCTGCGGACGATCCACGAGACCGGCGACCGCAAGAGGCTGGAGGAAGCCGTGGACGCGGCCTTCCCGGGCAGCCGGCTGACCATCGCGAGCCAGGGCGGACGGTTCGAGCTGGAGCTGCACCAGCCGGGGATGCTGCGCCCCCTCACCGCCGCCGAACTCTCGGACGGCACCTTGCGCTACCTGCTGTGGACGGCCGCGCTGCTCACGCCGCGGCCTCCGGCGCTCCTGGTCCTCAACGAACCGGAGGCCAGCCTCCACCCCGAACTGCTGCAGCCGCTCGCGGAGTTGATCGTCTCAGCCGCTCAGGACACGCAGATCGTGGTGGTCACCCACGCCTCGGAGCTGGCCACGCATCTGGAGCGCGGCTCGGAGCGTCACCGGCTCGAGCTCAACTCGATAGAGCTGGTCAAGGACGAGTACGGGCAGACCGAGGTGGCCGGACGCGAAGGGCTCCTGGACCAGCCCGCCTGGCACTGGCCCAAGCGCTGA
- a CDS encoding alpha/beta hydrolase, whose protein sequence is MTQARPDIDPELSAQLAGMPFTSRLDPQILEELRSQPATPVEELLQGREVDRREVTVPAPDGAQIPLSVFSPAGTDRSSMLPCVYWLHGGGMVMGDRSWQIDIPLEWLDLFGAVVVSADYRLAPEATGSVPLDDCYRGLLWVAEHADELGIDPARLVVAGASAGGGLAAGVALTARDRGTPAIAAQVLIGPMLDHRNNTVSSRQYSGTPAVWTREKNEFAWRSLLGGDVRDEDVPRYVSPALADDLSGLPTTYIDAGSAEVYRDEDVEYATRIWAAGGQAELHVWAGGFHGFDALFPQMKVSAAARRTRNDWLDRVLNPPADA, encoded by the coding sequence GTGACGCAGGCACGCCCCGACATCGATCCCGAACTCAGCGCGCAGCTCGCCGGAATGCCCTTCACCTCCCGGCTCGACCCCCAGATCCTGGAAGAGCTGCGCAGCCAGCCGGCGACACCGGTCGAGGAGCTGCTCCAGGGCCGCGAGGTCGACCGGCGCGAGGTCACCGTTCCCGCGCCGGACGGGGCGCAGATCCCCCTGTCGGTCTTCAGCCCAGCGGGAACCGATCGCTCCTCGATGCTGCCGTGCGTCTACTGGCTGCACGGCGGCGGGATGGTCATGGGCGACCGTTCCTGGCAGATCGACATCCCGCTGGAGTGGCTCGACCTGTTCGGCGCCGTCGTGGTCTCCGCCGACTACCGGCTGGCGCCGGAAGCCACCGGATCGGTGCCCCTCGACGACTGCTACCGCGGTCTGCTCTGGGTCGCCGAGCACGCCGACGAGCTGGGCATCGACCCTGCCCGCCTCGTCGTCGCGGGTGCCAGCGCGGGCGGCGGTCTCGCTGCCGGAGTCGCACTCACCGCACGCGACCGCGGCACCCCCGCCATCGCGGCCCAGGTGCTCATCGGCCCGATGCTCGACCACCGCAACAACACCGTCTCCAGCCGCCAGTACTCGGGCACACCCGCCGTCTGGACCCGGGAGAAGAACGAGTTCGCGTGGCGGTCGCTCCTCGGCGGCGACGTCCGGGACGAGGACGTGCCGCGCTACGTCTCGCCAGCGCTGGCCGACGACCTCTCCGGCCTGCCGACGACCTACATCGACGCCGGTTCGGCCGAGGTCTACCGCGACGAGGACGTCGAGTACGCCACCAGGATCTGGGCCGCCGGGGGACAGGCCGAACTGCACGTGTGGGCCGGAGGGTTCCACGGCTTCGACGCGCTGTTCCCGCAGATGAAGGTCTCCGCCGCGGCCCGCCGCACGCGCAACGACTGGCTCGACCGGGTCCTGAACCCCCCAGCCGACGCATAG